The genomic interval ATTAATCTTTTTGCCCAGCTGTCGGGAGCAAATATTATTGTTCCTGAGCTTACCGAGGCTGCACAGATTTCCGTTAACCTGAAAGATGTAGAATGGCGTCCGGCACTGCAGTCGATTCTCGATACCTATAATTATGAACTCTATCAGCGGGTATCGGGTTCCAATGTCTACAGCGTGCGTCGTCGGCCTGCAGGCTCGCCGGAACCTCAGGTGGTTGAAACGTTTCAGCTGGAATATGCAACCGTTCCGAATGCCGCCAAACTGATTCGTGAACTGTTGCCGAAGGAAGCAAAGATCTCTGAATTTGCCTCGCGCAACATGATGGTGATCAAATCCACGGAATCCAGCCTGAGCGAAGTCCGCGCGGTACTTGAAGCCATCGATAAAGTGCGCCAGCAGGTGTACATCGAATCCAAATTCATGGAGCTGACTGACGATGCGCAGAAGGATCTGGGGATTAACTGGACCTCTCTGGAATCCTATGGGGCCGGCATTGACGTGGGGTCGGCGGCCTATGGCTATGAGAATGCAAACGGAACCTCATCGGAAAATCTGTGGAATGATATTACCGGTGGTTCGGCCAGTTTTGCCGGGGACGGCGAATACACGATTCTGACCAGTGTTCTGGATGCTGATCAGTTTGCGATGACGCTCAGTGCCTTGGAACAGAATAAAGGAGTGAATATTGTATCCAACCCGAAAATTATCGTGGCCAATGAAGAGCTGGCGAATATTTCCATTGTCCGGAAAGAACCGAACCTGAAACAGGAACGGGAGCAGCAGCTTAATGATCAGCCGGCTACGACGATTTATACGCTGGATGAAGATATGCCGTTTTTTGAATACGGAATTAAGCTGGATGTAACTCCTTCGGTTAATACAAGCAGCAATATCACGGTACAGATCCAGCCGTCACTTACCCGTAAATATGCGGATAAAGAGGCGGGCGATAACACCTATCCGATCATTGATGAAAAGACGATTGATACGGTCTTTAATCTTGCCAGTGGACAGACGGCCGCCATTGGCGGTCTGACGGAAATAACCGAAAGCGAAGAGGAGCACAAGGTGCCGGTGCTGGGAAGCATTCCGGTGCTGGGACGCCTTTTCTCCTGGAAGCAGACCGTTACCGGCCAGGATGAAACAGTTATCTTTGTTACGGTCGGTCTGGCTAATACCGAACAGCTTCAGGATGGCATTGATATGCCGGGCGACGCTGAACTGGCTCGTCGTCAGCTTATTCTGGATGAAAAGAGCCGTAAGCTGCGGGATCATGAGCGCGAATACTTTGAAATCCAGGAGCAGGAAAAGCTGAATGATATGATGAAGGTTATGGATGCTCAGGAAGCGAAGCGTATTGAACGTCGTATGAAGAAACTGCAAAAGAATGCGGCAAAGTAAGGCGTAAAGCCGGACTGATATGCTATTGCCGGTGGAGGTGAAACAACCGGAAATGCAGTAGACAGTTTGCGGAGATCGCGGAAAAATCTCCCTAACATCCAGTCATCGGGAAAAGGATTCCTCCCGCCTTTCCCGATGGCTGGAAACTTATAAGAGCCCCCTGTTTTGTCCGGGGCTTTTCAGATTGTTGAACCCCGCCGGAAAGGCGGGGTTAATCTTTTTTCGGACTTTGGGAAATGGATTCGATGAATTGTCCGGATCTGAACATATTATACCATTTACTAAAACATTCCGGTCTTAACGACAGCGTTATTCCGCGCAGAGGCGCAGCGTGCGCGGAGCCGTTTATGACTGAATTTCTCTGCGTCCTCGGCGCCTCTGCGCGGAATCAAATTTATACCGGATAGTTTTAACGTTTGGTATTAGGTTGAGAGTTGCGCTACTCCTGCTTATCAGACTCGGACCGGGAGGCGGGAGTCTGTTTTGTTTCTGCAATAGAGCTGTTCAATCTCATAAAGGTTGATGTGGCGATTTGTTCCGCGATGGGTTTGTCAGCTCGCGCTTCAATAGGTTGCGTTCGTAATAAAGCTCCGGCGTGATCGCCGGAGCTTTATAGCAGTGTGAGACATTCCGGATATTGGAACACCTTTGGCGTATTGATTTTAACTTATAGACCGTAGGCGGAGAGATCAATACCCAGAGCGGCCGGGTCGAGGCCGTACCCTTTGAGTTTTTCGAGGTAGACACCGGCCTTTTCTTTCAGTCCGCTGAACTGATTGGAATATTCCGACAGCTGGGTTTTGAGTTCTTTACTTTTAGTTGAGAATTTCTCATACCATTTAAGGTCTTTCACCTGCTGGGAATATGCTGTAACTTTGCTCTGGGTATCGGCGAATACGGAAGAATACTGTCCGAGATACGCGGTGAGTTTGGCAGGATCCATGGTCGCCACTTTGGCCTGAATATCTTTGAGCGGTTTCTGCAGATCGGCGAGCACCTCTTCTTTGGAGACGCTCAGTTTGGCGGCCTGTTCTTTGATTTTTTCAACGGCTTTGGTCGACAGGGTTTCGGCCTGTTTCGTCACTTCATCGGCTTTGGCAGATGCGGCAGCAGCGGCTTCATTCGCCTTTTTTTCAATGCCGGAAGTATCCACGGAATAGCTGCCGTCTTCTCCTTTTTTCAGAAAGCCGCTGCTGCAGATAAATGCGGCGGCCATTAAAACGATCCCTAAGTTTTTCATGATACTCCCTTTCATGGTTGATAATAATTGGAAAAAGCATAGCGGGTTCGCGGGATACGTCACCCTTTCTTTTGCGGATTTTTTGCCTGGATCGCAATGCTGAGCAGGGCCAGCGTTGCCGCAAAACAGGCCAGATTGGCCGGAGCATAATGGCTGCTAAGCCGGAGAACGCCGCCATAAACGGCAGGGCCCAGAGCGCTGGCGATTACCATAAAGGTCATGCAGAGTCCGCTGATGGCGCCGAGGTGCTCGCGGCCGAAGTAGCGCGGCCAGGTGACACTCATCAGGATACCGAACAGGCCGTTGGCGATGCCTCCGCCGAGAATGAGGCAGGCGATGGGCCAGCCGGGGGTGAGCAGAAAAAAGCCGAACAGGTTAATGCCCATGGCGGCGAGCATGATCATAAGCAGCCAGCGCAGTTCAATGCGGTCGCTCAGCCAGCCGCCGAACAGGGTGACGGCAATGGAAATGCACGCGATCGGCGGAAAGATGGCAAAGCCCTTTGATCCGTCCATTCCGGCCAGAGAAAAGATGGATTCAACGTGGAATGTATTGGCGGTGATGACCAGTGCCTGCAGCGACAGGGTCAGGGTGAAGGCCCAGAAGGACAGGGTGCGCCGGGCTTCGGGGAGTGTGAACTGGCGGCGGGGGATTCGCTCTGTTCTCCGGACGTTTGTTTTTGACCATCGGGAATCAGGCCGAGCGGTTCGGGGGAATCCCGGAAGAAAGTGAGCAGCAGCGGTGAAAAGAAAAGCATCAGCAGCAGTCCGAGCAGCAGCCAGGTGGCGGCCCAGCCGCGTTCGTTAATCATACCGCTGAAGATGGTGGGGGCATACGAGAAGCTGAAGGCTACTGCCGCGCCGCTGATGCCGCTGGCGAGTCCGCGGTGA from Verrucomicrobia bacterium S94 carries:
- a CDS encoding MFS transporter, giving the protein MGRHLAAARTAADAFLFTAAAHFLPGFPRTARPDSRWSKTNVRRTERIPRRQFTLPEARRTLSFWAFTLTLSLQALVITANTFHVESIFSLAGMDGSKGFAIFPPIACISIAVTLFGGWLSDRIELRWLLMIMLAAMGINLFGFFLLTPGWPIACLILGGGIANGLFGILMSVTWPRYFGREHLGAISGLCMTFMVIASALGPAVYGGVLRLSSHYAPANLACFAATLALLSIAIQAKNPQKKG